In Nematostella vectensis chromosome 2, jaNemVect1.1, whole genome shotgun sequence, one genomic interval encodes:
- the LOC5521217 gene encoding BTB/POZ domain-containing protein 2 codes for MAGFTHEPVFTADNWQTKRRCIRERSEFLFNNKLLSDVSFRVGKEQGKYFIPGHKLILAISSPVFYAMFYGSMAEQKAEITVADSDADSFMELLRYAYFDEATINEENVLGVLYLAKKYILPFLADKCVAFLEQNIDHHNAFTLLSQARYYCEPKLEETCWELIEKDTCRVISSDDFTEVDHSTLLAVLSRETLTVTEAELFKAIKRWAEAECVRRELSPDDPKNKRLVLSGALNLVRFPVMSLQEFTDDAAVSGILTQEETINIFLYFGSKGATKVESFKSEPRRGTHRVFRCTRFMSDTSEWNCEGTNVDSIKFSVDRDIRAVGVGLYGICNPADGHHTEPYCVDLELLDSHNDSLRAFEGTYFPEKPEKVHDVIFDEPVLLEAHESYTIRVLLKGLPTHRGTEGKRDVLCEDAGVRFRFDVDEASFNGTTTADGQIPEVIFKLP; via the coding sequence ATGGCAGGATTTACCCACGAACCCGTCTTTACTGCTGATAATTGGCAAACTAAGAGGCGCTGTATTCGAGAACGAAGTGAATTCCTGTTCAATAATAAACTTCTGAGTGATGTCTCATTTCGCGTGGGTAAAGAGCAAGGAAAGTACTTCATCCCGGGCCATAAGCTTATCCTAGCAATAAGCAGTCCAGTATTCTATGCCATGTTCTATGGATCCATGGCAGAGCAGAAGGCAGAGATCACTGTAGCAGACTCGGATGCGGACTCGTTTATGGAGTTACTGCGATACGCGTACTTTGACGAGGCAACAATCAACGAGGAAAACGTCCTTGGAGTTCTGTACCTTGCCAAGAAATACATCTTGCCATTCCTAGCGGATAAGTGCGTGGCATTCCTGGAACAGAACATCGACCACCACAATGCGTTCACCCTACTGTCTCAAGCGAGGTATTACTGTGAACCGAAACTAGAGGAAACATGCTGGGAGCTGATCGAGAAAGACACTTGCAGAGTCATCAGCTCGGATGATTTTACTGAAGTTGATCACAGCACCCTTTTGGCTGTACTTTCGCGAGAGACTTTAACAGTGACCGAAGCCGAGCTCTTCAAGGCCATCAAGCGGTGGGCCGAGGCAGAGTGCGTCAGACGTGAGCTCTCTCCCGATGACCCGAAGAACAAGCGGCTAGTCCTGTCCGGCGCACTGAACCTTGTCCGATTCCCGGTCATGTCACTACAGGAATTTACAGATGATGCTGCCGTATCGGGAATTCTAACTCAAGAAGAAACTATCAATATTTTTCTCTATTTCGGATCAAAGGGAGCAACTAAAGTGGAGAGTTTTAAAAGCGAACCCAGACGAGGAACCCATCGGGTTTTTCGGTGTACCCGGTTCATGTCGGATACATCGGAGTGGAATTGTGAAGGCACGAATGTGGACAGCATCAAATTCTCCGTCGATCGAGATATCCGGGCGGTGGGTGTGGGGCTCTACGGGATTTGTAATCCCGCGGATGGACACCACACTGAGCCGTATTGCGTAGATCTTGAATTGCTCGATTCCCATAATGACTCTCTTAGGGCTTTCGAGGGAACCTATTTCCCCGAGAAGCCTGAAAAAGTCCACGATGTGATTTTTGATGAGCCTGTGCTGCTAGAGGCCCACGAATCGTACACAATCCGCGTACTTCTCAAGGGATTACCTACCCACAGGGGGACCGAGGGGAAAAGAGATGTTCTCTGTGAGGACGCTGGGGTGAGGTTTCGTTTCGATGTGGATGAAGCTAGTTTTAATGGCACTACTACCGCCGATGGGCAAATTCCGGAGGTTATTTTCAAGCTTCCTTAA